In one window of Streptomyces sp. FXJ1.172 DNA:
- a CDS encoding HpcH/HpaI aldolase/citrate lyase family protein — MTTVNRLRPRRSCLAVPGSNPRFLEKAQGLPADQVFLDLEDACAPLAKPEARHTIVKFLNEGDWTGKTRVVRVNDWTTEWTYRDVVTVVEGAGQNLDCIMLPKVQTAEQVVALDLLLTQIEKTMGFEVGKIGIEAQIENAQGLNNVNAIAQASPRVETIIFGPADFMASINMKSLVVGEQPPGYPADAYHYILMKILMAARANNLQAIDGPYLQIRNVEGYRAVAQRAAALGFDGKWVLHPGQVEASNEIFSPSQEDYDHAELILDAYDYYTSEAGGKKGSAMLGDEMIDEASRKMALVISGKGRAAGMQRTSKFEIPAS; from the coding sequence ATGACGACCGTCAACCGCCTTCGCCCGCGGCGCTCCTGCCTGGCCGTGCCGGGCAGCAACCCGCGCTTCCTGGAGAAGGCGCAGGGCCTCCCCGCCGACCAGGTCTTCCTGGACCTGGAGGACGCGTGCGCGCCGCTCGCCAAGCCCGAGGCCCGGCACACCATCGTCAAGTTCCTCAACGAGGGCGACTGGACCGGCAAGACGCGGGTGGTGCGCGTCAACGACTGGACGACCGAGTGGACGTACCGGGACGTCGTGACCGTGGTCGAGGGCGCGGGCCAGAACCTCGACTGCATCATGCTGCCGAAGGTGCAGACGGCCGAGCAGGTCGTCGCCCTGGACCTGCTGCTGACGCAGATCGAGAAGACCATGGGCTTCGAGGTCGGCAAGATCGGCATCGAGGCGCAGATCGAGAACGCGCAGGGGCTGAACAACGTCAACGCGATCGCGCAGGCCTCCCCGCGCGTGGAGACGATCATCTTCGGCCCGGCCGACTTCATGGCGTCCATCAACATGAAGTCGCTCGTCGTGGGCGAGCAGCCGCCCGGCTACCCGGCGGACGCCTACCACTACATCCTGATGAAGATCCTGATGGCCGCCCGTGCCAACAACCTCCAGGCGATCGACGGCCCCTACCTGCAGATCCGCAACGTGGAGGGCTACCGCGCGGTCGCGCAGCGCGCCGCCGCGCTCGGCTTCGACGGCAAGTGGGTGCTGCACCCGGGCCAGGTCGAGGCGTCCAACGAGATCTTCTCGCCCTCGCAGGAGGACTACGACCACGCCGAGCTGATCCTGGACGCGTACGACTACTACACGTCCGAGGCGGGCGGCAAGAAGGGCTCCGCGATGCTCGGCGACGAGATGATCGACGAGGCCAGCCGCAAGATGGCCCTGGTCATCTCGGGCAAGGGCCGGGCCGCCGGCATGCAGCGCACGTCGAAGTTCGAGATTCCCGCCAGCTAA
- a CDS encoding acyl-CoA dehydrogenase family protein: protein MARLAQTAGLTDVQQEILSTVRDFVDKEIIPVATELEHRDEYPQQIVDGLKELGLFGLMIPEEYGGLGESLLTYALCVEEIARGWMSVSGIINTHFIVAYMLKQHGTQEQKDHFLPRMAAGDIRGAFSMSEPGLGSDVSAITSKAVKDGDEYVLNGQKMWLTNGGTSSLVAVLVRSDEGHPEGTAPHKSMTTFLIEKEPGFGEVRPGLTIPGKIEKMGYKGVDTTELIMDGLRVPADRVLGGVTGRGFYQMMDGVEVGRVNVAARGCGVAQRAFELGVSYAQQRHTFGKPIAQHQAIQFKLAEMATKVEAAHALMVNAARKKDSGERNDLEAGMAKYLASEYCKEVVEDAFRIHGGYGFSKEYEIERLYREAPMLLIGEGTAEIQKMIIGRRLLEEYRFQG from the coding sequence ATGGCCCGTCTCGCCCAGACCGCCGGTCTGACCGACGTCCAGCAGGAGATCCTCTCCACCGTCCGGGACTTCGTCGACAAGGAGATCATCCCTGTCGCGACCGAGCTGGAGCACCGCGACGAGTACCCGCAGCAGATTGTCGACGGCCTGAAGGAACTCGGCCTGTTCGGTCTGATGATCCCCGAGGAGTACGGGGGTCTGGGCGAGTCCCTGCTCACCTACGCCCTGTGCGTCGAGGAGATCGCCCGCGGCTGGATGTCGGTCTCCGGCATCATCAACACCCACTTCATCGTCGCGTACATGCTCAAGCAGCACGGCACGCAGGAGCAGAAGGACCACTTCCTGCCCCGCATGGCGGCCGGCGACATCCGGGGTGCCTTCTCGATGTCGGAGCCGGGCCTGGGTTCCGATGTGTCGGCGATCACGTCGAAGGCGGTCAAGGACGGCGACGAGTACGTCCTGAACGGTCAGAAGATGTGGCTGACGAACGGCGGCACCTCGTCCCTGGTGGCCGTTCTCGTCCGCAGTGACGAAGGCCACCCCGAGGGCACGGCCCCGCACAAGTCGATGACGACCTTCCTGATCGAGAAGGAGCCGGGCTTCGGCGAGGTCCGCCCGGGCCTCACCATCCCCGGCAAGATCGAGAAGATGGGCTACAAGGGCGTCGACACCACCGAGCTGATCATGGACGGCCTGCGGGTGCCGGCCGACCGGGTCCTCGGCGGCGTCACCGGCCGCGGTTTTTACCAGATGATGGACGGCGTCGAGGTCGGCCGGGTCAATGTGGCGGCGCGTGGCTGCGGTGTCGCCCAGCGTGCCTTCGAGCTGGGGGTGAGCTACGCCCAGCAGCGGCACACCTTCGGCAAGCCGATCGCCCAGCACCAGGCGATCCAGTTCAAACTGGCCGAAATGGCCACCAAGGTCGAGGCCGCCCACGCGCTCATGGTCAACGCCGCGCGCAAGAAGGACTCCGGCGAGCGCAACGACCTCGAGGCGGGCATGGCGAAGTACCTGGCCTCCGAGTACTGCAAGGAGGTCGTGGAGGACGCCTTCCGCATCCACGGCGGCTATGGTTTCTCCAAGGAGTACGAGATCGAGCGGCTCTACCGCGAGGCGCCGATGCTGCTCATCGGTGAAGGTACCGCCGAGATCCAGAAAATGATCATCGGCCGCAGGCTGCTCGAAGAGTACCGGTTCCAGGGCTGA
- a CDS encoding glycerate kinase — MAHAAGDETRRVLVAADKFKGSLTAVQVAERVTAGLRRVVPDLEVEALPVADGGDGTVDAAVAAGFERREVRVAGPLGQEVTAAYALRGGTAVVEMAEASGLQRLPAGVLAPLTASTYGSGELLRAALDAGARTIVFGVGGSATTDGGAGMLSALGARFLDEGGEPVPPGGGGLAGLARADLSGLDPRLSSVELVLASDVDNPLTGPKGAPAVYGPQKGAAPADVDTLDTALAHYAKVLEAAVGPRAAEYAAAPGAGAAGGIGYGALLLGARFRPGIEVMLDVLGFAPALERASLVITGEGSLDEQTLHGKAPAGVAAASRAAGKAVVAVCGRLALPEEALRRAGIGRAYPLTSLEPDVAKCIADAGPILERVAVRIAEDHLG, encoded by the coding sequence GTGGCTCACGCTGCAGGGGACGAGACCCGTCGGGTGCTCGTCGCCGCGGACAAGTTCAAGGGCTCGCTGACGGCCGTGCAGGTCGCCGAGCGGGTGACGGCCGGGCTGCGCCGGGTCGTCCCGGACCTCGAGGTCGAGGCGCTGCCCGTGGCCGACGGCGGCGACGGGACCGTGGACGCGGCGGTCGCGGCCGGTTTCGAGCGGCGCGAGGTGCGGGTCGCCGGGCCGCTGGGCCAGGAGGTGACGGCCGCGTATGCGCTGCGCGGCGGCACCGCGGTCGTCGAGATGGCGGAGGCGAGCGGCCTGCAGCGGCTCCCGGCCGGTGTCCTCGCACCCCTGACCGCCTCGACGTACGGCTCCGGGGAGCTGCTGCGGGCTGCGCTGGACGCGGGCGCGCGGACGATCGTGTTCGGCGTCGGCGGCAGTGCCACGACGGACGGCGGCGCGGGGATGCTGTCGGCGCTGGGCGCCCGGTTCCTGGACGAGGGCGGCGAGCCGGTGCCGCCGGGCGGCGGGGGCCTCGCCGGCCTGGCGCGCGCCGACCTGTCGGGCCTGGACCCGCGCCTGTCCTCGGTCGAGCTGGTGCTCGCGAGCGATGTCGACAATCCGCTGACCGGCCCCAAGGGCGCACCGGCGGTGTACGGCCCGCAGAAGGGCGCCGCGCCGGCCGACGTGGACACCCTGGACACGGCGCTCGCGCACTACGCGAAGGTGCTGGAGGCGGCCGTGGGCCCGCGCGCCGCCGAGTACGCGGCGGCGCCGGGTGCGGGTGCCGCGGGCGGCATCGGGTACGGCGCCCTGCTGCTGGGGGCGCGCTTCCGTCCCGGCATCGAGGTCATGCTGGATGTGCTGGGCTTCGCTCCCGCGCTGGAGCGGGCCTCGCTGGTGATCACCGGTGAGGGGTCGCTGGACGAGCAGACGCTGCACGGGAAGGCGCCGGCGGGGGTCGCCGCGGCCTCGCGTGCCGCGGGCAAGGCCGTGGTGGCGGTGTGCGGGCGGCTGGCCCTGCCGGAGGAGGCGCTGCGGCGGGCCGGGATCGGGCGGGCCTACCCGCTCACCTCTCTCGAGCCGGACGTCGCCAAGTGCATCGCGGACGCGGGACCGATCCTCGAGCGGGTCGCGGTGCGGATCGCCGAGGACCACCTGGGCTGA
- a CDS encoding phosphatidylserine decarboxylase, whose product MPHSQTSAPRDSLAGVRLARGASPWLLPTVATAALSLARARRSGVAKAVAVPATALAAGMLWFFRDPEREIAPGRVISPADGVVQSIMPWKDGRTRVAIFMSPLNVHVNRAPLSGTVTSVEHIPGGFVPAFNKESENNERVVWHFDTELGDIEMIQIAGAVARRIVPYLPQGTKVEQGDRIGLIRFGSRVDLYLPEGVEVAVEVGQKTVAGVTRIDRD is encoded by the coding sequence ATGCCCCACAGCCAAACCTCTGCACCCCGAGACAGCCTGGCCGGCGTACGCCTCGCGCGCGGAGCATCGCCGTGGCTCCTCCCGACCGTCGCCACCGCAGCCCTGAGCCTGGCCCGCGCCCGCCGCTCGGGTGTCGCCAAGGCCGTCGCCGTGCCCGCCACCGCGCTCGCGGCGGGCATGCTGTGGTTCTTCCGCGACCCCGAGCGTGAGATCGCCCCGGGCCGGGTCATCTCGCCCGCCGACGGTGTGGTGCAGAGCATCATGCCGTGGAAGGACGGGCGCACCCGCGTCGCGATCTTCATGAGCCCGCTGAACGTCCACGTCAACCGCGCGCCCCTGTCCGGCACGGTGACGTCGGTCGAACACATCCCCGGCGGCTTTGTTCCGGCGTTCAACAAGGAGAGCGAGAACAACGAGCGCGTAGTCTGGCATTTCGACACCGAACTCGGCGACATCGAGATGATCCAGATCGCCGGCGCGGTGGCCCGCCGCATCGTGCCCTACCTCCCGCAGGGCACGAAGGTCGAGCAGGGCGACCGAATCGGTCTGATCCGCTTCGGCTCGCGTGTCGACCTCTACCTGCCCGAGGGTGTGGAGGTCGCGGTCGAGGTCGGACAGAAGACCGTGGCTGGGGTGACTCGCATTGACCGTGATTGA
- the pssA gene encoding CDP-diacylglycerol--serine O-phosphatidyltransferase, producing MPEADDVDEEEEMPLSLRLSIADTLTLGNATCGFMAVYFTTTGILIPHLTGNDESTGMARHSAATAVILMLCAAVFDLFDGLVARKLRSSPMGAELDNLSDLISFGLAPAYFVLVYGMVADDAHQRMAALGAIVVLLAVVLRLARFSCVTMKDGMFQGMPSPFGALTVVSIVLLELPFVATLLAIVGTAWLMVSRVEYPKPRGRLAGAMLSWIVLSMGLLAAWAFDAPGGQLLLQTGCALQLVMGAVIPLFATARRVNNFRGNRREARAAQLP from the coding sequence GTGCCCGAGGCCGACGACGTGGACGAAGAGGAGGAGATGCCTCTTTCTCTGCGCCTGTCGATAGCGGACACCCTCACACTCGGCAATGCCACGTGCGGCTTCATGGCGGTGTACTTCACCACCACCGGCATTCTGATCCCGCATCTGACCGGCAACGACGAGTCCACGGGCATGGCGCGGCACAGCGCCGCCACGGCCGTCATCCTGATGCTCTGCGCGGCGGTCTTCGACCTGTTCGACGGACTGGTGGCCCGCAAGCTGCGCTCGTCCCCCATGGGCGCGGAGCTGGACAACCTGTCCGACCTGATCAGCTTCGGGCTGGCGCCCGCGTACTTCGTCCTCGTCTACGGCATGGTCGCGGACGACGCGCACCAGAGAATGGCGGCGCTCGGGGCGATCGTGGTGCTCCTGGCGGTCGTCCTGCGCCTCGCGCGCTTCTCCTGCGTGACCATGAAGGACGGCATGTTCCAGGGCATGCCCAGCCCGTTCGGAGCGCTGACGGTGGTCTCCATCGTCCTGCTGGAGCTGCCCTTCGTGGCGACGCTCCTGGCCATCGTGGGCACGGCCTGGCTGATGGTGAGCCGCGTGGAGTACCCGAAGCCGCGGGGCCGCCTCGCCGGGGCCATGCTGTCCTGGATCGTGCTGTCCATGGGTCTGCTGGCCGCCTGGGCCTTCGACGCGCCCGGCGGGCAGCTGCTGCTCCAGACGGGCTGTGCGCTGCAGCTGGTCATGGGCGCGGTGATCCCGCTGTTCGCCACGGCTCGCCGGGTGAACAACTTCCGCGGCAACCGGCGTGAGGCGCGGGCGGCGCAGTTGCCGTAG
- a CDS encoding MaoC family dehydratase — MQFGRTYEEFEVGATYKHWPGKTVTEYDDHLFCLLTMNHHPLHMDTNYAEKTTDFGKNVVVGNYIYSLLLGMSVPDISGKAIANLEIESLKHVAPTFHGDTVYGETTVLDKWPSKSKNDRGIVYVETKGYKQDGTLVCVFRRKVMVPTETYIKERGGEQPGRPELKQQEK; from the coding sequence ATGCAGTTCGGACGCACGTACGAGGAGTTCGAGGTCGGGGCGACGTACAAGCACTGGCCGGGCAAGACGGTCACGGAGTACGACGACCACCTGTTCTGTCTCCTCACCATGAACCACCACCCGCTCCACATGGACACCAACTATGCGGAGAAGACGACGGACTTCGGCAAGAACGTCGTCGTCGGGAACTACATCTACTCCCTGCTGCTCGGCATGAGCGTGCCGGACATCTCCGGCAAGGCGATCGCCAACCTGGAGATCGAGTCGCTCAAGCACGTGGCGCCGACCTTCCACGGCGACACCGTCTACGGCGAGACGACCGTGCTCGACAAGTGGCCGTCGAAGTCGAAGAACGACCGCGGGATCGTGTACGTGGAGACCAAGGGCTACAAGCAGGACGGCACCCTGGTGTGCGTCTTCCGCCGCAAGGTCATGGTGCCCACCGAGACGTACATCAAGGAGCGCGGCGGCGAGCAGCCCGGCCGCCCCGAGCTGAAGCAGCAGGAGAAGTAA